The stretch of DNA tgttAAGTTGCATTGAATGGTCAGTGCGTATCGGTTTCCATTATTGGATCTGTTAAATGGTCCAATTGTGTCAATCGATACGCAGTCGAATGCTTTTTGGGGTGTTTTAATTTCGACGAAATTTTCGTTTGTTCGTATTGTGTGTTTATTTTGCTGGCATTTTATGCACTTCTTGATGTAGCTACTGATATCTTTTTTCATGCCACTCCAAGAATAGAGTCTGCTTAACTTTTTGTATAGTCTGGTGACTCCTGTATGTCCACCAGTGGGTGTATCgtgattgttttttataatttcgaacctttcgttttggctttctatcacacgcttgggtgtgtagagcactatttgcaagtctttgAGCGTGTCATTACAAATCTTCTTAAAGGTTTGCACGCtgcatatttggaaaattacgcttgataacgctagagctatcatgctaattttcaagtttttggccatattttcaactttcttTACTAGTTTTCCCAGGGATTCTTTTGTGTTGCttgcattttcaattattgtcgacgacttttcttcggttccttttttattcattattgcgcatttcaaatttttgtttccgcTAGCGTTTGTTTCTTTATTCATTTCTAATGCGCGTCCGCATAGAAGTTTAGGTAGGTTTTGCCATTCTCGGGGTTCAATAGCCTCGTACGCTCTGAGCTGATCAGACTCAGTATCGTCGGGGTTTGAATTATTGACTGTAATTTCTGTGTCGTTATTCGTTTCGTTTAGTTTTCTAGTCATTGCTCTGGTTTGTATACCCAGGACTTTTATAGTTTTAAGTGCCTCGGAATTAATTGCTATTCGTGATAGCGCATCTGCAGTCACATTTAGCTTACCTTGAACGtattttacatcaaaatggAATTCTTCAAGATCCAACCTCATTCTTGTGAGTTTTGATGAGGGatctttcattgaaaataaatatactaaCGGTCTGTGATCCGTTTTTACTGTGAATTTCCTCCCGTAGAGGTATGGTCTAAAGTACGTAattgcccagtgaattgctgtcAATTCCTGTTCAATTGTCGATTTATTGGCTTCACCTTTTGTGAAGGCTTTGCTTGCGTATGCAATGGGTAGTTCTATACCGTCGTTTTCTTGGGCTAAGACGGCGCCGCATGCTATTTTTGAAGCATCGGTTATTAGGGTGAATTCTTGTGTGAAATCGGGGAATTTGAGAACTTTTGGTGAGAtaagttcgtttttcaatttattgaatgcattttggcattcgggagaccaatcaaattttgcgttttttctgAGCAATTTGTTTAATGGGTACGCTATTTCTGCGAAATTTTGTATGAACCTCCGGTAATAGTTGCAAAAGGCAACAAAACGCCTCACTTCATCTGCTGATGATGGTGTGGGGTAGTTTGTTACCGCTGAAAACTTAGATTGGTCGGGCTGTATACCTGCCGCTGAAATGTTGTGACCTAGATATGTTACATCTGGTCTGAAGAAGGagcattttttgggatttaattttaagttgtagttttgtaattgtttgaaaacgtTTTCCAAGTTAATAAGGTGATGGTTTATTGAGCAGCCGACGACGATGATGTCGTCGATGTAAAGGAATGCACATTCAGGTGGGAGTCCGCTAAGTGCTATGGACATCATTCTCTGAAAGCTATTTGGTGATATATTTAGACCGAATGGTAACCTATTGAATTCGTAGTGGCCGTTAGAGGTCGAAAATGCTGtgtacttttttgatttttcgtcaagttcgatttggtggaaacctgacattaaatctagggttgtaaaatatttggctctgCCCAAATGATCGAGGATTTCGTCGATTCTTGGTAGGGGGAATTTATCTGGGGttatctttttatttagttgtcgAAAGTCAACCACTAATCGCCATTTTTTATCTtgagtatttgatttctttgggACTAAGAGGATGGGAGAATTGTATGGTGAGGTGGAattttggattattttgttatttagcaTGTGGCTGATTTGGTtatttatttctgaaatttgtgCTTCCGGGGTTCGATAATTCTTTATGTAAACGGGTGTCTTGTCTTGAAGGTGAATGGTTTGCTTGTAGAAGTTGTTGGTTGTCAATATGTCGTCTTCTAGTGCAAAAATGTCGTTGTATTTAGTGCATAATTCTGTTAATTTCTCCTGGGCATGTTGGGGTGTATGATTCAAATTGAGTTCCTTAATCAGTTTCTCGTGTCTACCTTTTGGGTTTTCTCCTAATTCCGTTGTAATGTGATTTATGGTGTATTCTTTAAGGGGGATAGTGGTGGGGGCGAAGGTTTTTGGGATTGATGTTGGTGTGGTATTTGTGTTAATTATTGTAATGAATTGTGAGTTTGGGTTTATTATTGTGTTTGCGCAAAAAATGCCTGGTTTGATTTCTTGTGCGATCACAAGGGCATCATCGTTTAGGTTGAGTGACGGGAAGTGTTTTATAATTTGGCATATAGGGGGAATAATGTAATTGTTTTCCCAGCTATCTTGAATCGGAATTTCAATTTTGGTGTTTTCATAGTTGAAGGTCATTAGCCATGTTTTGAGGCATAGGTTACATTCATATTTGGTGAGGAAATCTCTGCCTAAAATGCCATCTGCAATTATAGGAAACTTGTTGTTGACGATTTGAAATTGGTGTGGAATttggatatcgtcaaaaatgatatttgtatttgtgcTCGCTATGGATTCGGTCTTTCCCTCCGTAACTCCATTAATAATGCATCTATTTCCGGGGTGTATTAATTGTTTTCcgttaattttttcttcttttactaTTGAGATGTCAGCGCCTGTATCAATTATTAATATACATGGTTTGCTTGACATTTGTAAGTATAGTGTAACGAACATTGAACAATTCACGtcgcatttaaaaatatttaatgttGGTCTCCGTAATGTTTGTTTTCCTCCAATGTCAATGCCGGTTCGGACTGGAGGGCATCCGTCGGTTGTGACTCGTTTCCCGTTAGGCGGATGTATTGCTGAGGGCggttaaaatttgtattccgcctattgttgttgttgttatttcgcTGTGGGTTTATGTTTGAGAATTGGTCTCGAACTTGGTTTTGCTGGCCAAAACGGTTATAGTTATTACGCGGTTGGttttggaaattattttggttgaaattgttGCGGTTGAAATTGTTTTGGTTTCTACCGCGGTTATGGAAGTCGTTTGGCCTGCGCCTGTAATTATTATAATGTGTGTCAACGTTGTTGTTGAAACGGTTGGCGTTTCTGTTGGTTTGCGAGTATGCAAATACTGATGCGCTTGCATTATTTAAGTTTTCCTCCAACGCTTTAGTCATCGCGTCGGAGTATGAATTGAAATTCCCTGCTCTTATGATGAGcgaggttttttcgttttttaacccTCCGGCTAAATGTTTGACGCCTTCTTTGTTTGCCATAGATTTGGCAACTTGGGGCGGAATTTCTTTAGCGGTGTACGCTGTTTCCAAACTGAACACCAATTTTTCTAAATCCAGGCAAAATTGTTCGATTCCACCGTTTTGTTTTAAGTTAGCCATTTTAGCTAGAACTTGTTCCGGTGGGCTGGTCGTTATTTTAgcttttaaaattttgcttatctCGCTCACCGATGTCGGTGTTTCAGTGAATGCATTTCTCGCCCGTCCCTCTAGTTTGGTTAGTATGACGTTAATTATGGTTGCTTTGTTTTCCggtgtttcaaatgttttcaccaAGTTTAAAGCGTCAGCAAAGGCTTTCAGTTTGTCTATGTTTCCGTCGAATTGCGGAACTATAGACGATGTAGTCTTGATTATTTCGAGTATGCTAGccattttcggttttctttgtAACCTGAGGCAAAATAGGACGGCTAGCGCAATTTCCTTGAGTGTTCTTGGTCTACCCTTTTCGATTGACGCCTTAATTGCGTTCAAAAGTTGGTCCgccttttcggttatttttatgatttctgagCCGTGGGTTGTGTCTAGTAACGTAGACGACAATTTTTTAATCTGTTTCACAAGCGCTTCCGCTTCCGTGAGGCGTTTGGCTAAGGTACTTTTCCTTAGTTTTCTGACCAGTTCCTGTTGTATAGTCAGGTGtatatgttttagtttttgtatattCAATTGGATGAGCTTTGTTACTTCGTCCATTCAAGGAGACAAGGAAAAATGGTTATCGGTAAAGAATTTATTATGCTGAGGCTGCGTTCGAACgcatgttttaaaattttcgaattcttTTAGACGGTGTCGACTACGGCTGCGTGAGCTTTTGCCGCTTGCATAGCATGTGCATTCATGCATGCCTTATatgctttgtatattttcgaaatTAGTAGTATGGATATGAGGGCAAGTGTGACGCAGATAATCGCTCCTTGAGCTTCGTGCATTACACTGTGGTTCTCTAggtgatttaaaatttggatTTGAGCGTCGCCCGTGTTACTAACGGGTTTGGTATTAAATAACCCCATGTTCAACGGTACATATGTAAAACCAATTTTGTGGGTATtgtaattgcttttttttttttctaattcctaCTACCTATTCCTACTGCCGCGTGGGTAttacgataaaaaatattttgtgcctCGACTATAAATTTATTACATGATATCCGTATATAAAAGGATTAGACTAACTCGAGTCTGACTTACGCCACGTTTTCTCCGCAAGTGTCCTCTTCTCGGGGGTGGGGGGGGCGTGGGTGCCTCTGCTTCCGTCAGATCTCAGGGGTGTCCAGTTGGATCCAAAtcgatgttcattttttttttttttttgaaatactgcttGACTTGCGAATGTTATTTATCCAGGTGGCTACTGTCAGCTTCACGATTTCACTTGTGTCTGCGATTCTAATTTTTCGTAAACGGCTTCAATAGTTTCCGCTGGGGTCCAATTTCTTCCCCGCTTTGCCGATTTTCACTTTCACCATCTTTTCGCTGAATGTTTCGTTACTCAATTTATTCACACTTGCACTGCGTCCGGTTGGTTTAAAAGTTCATTTAGCGAATTTTTCTTAGcttaaatgattcatattcacacCGTACCCGGTTGGTTGGGACCTaacacacacaacacaacagcaggcttcttcttcttcttgtttttaaaaggctttaaactttgcagttcaccaTTGCCTCTGCTCAGTAGGCTCTAAACTCTGCGTTTAAATTCACTTTAATACGCGATAACAGCATCGGATCTGTCGGTTCACTCGTGACTCGGTGTCACTGGTCGCCATGTAAACGTGAAGAAGGATCTTACGccattcagtggcgtcgactttcggatttggtaaattaataaacacaaacgctattcgtacaagcgtcgcctctctactgtatactgtcaactgacatctatcttcaaagaaaagactctcggggcttaaatactagtttacaaaaataggcttaaactctacacagaatatttacaaattatgctgggcggagcatcgcaccagcagttagagtgggctgtgatggccttggtcagacgcgttcttcggagagagagagaaagcacttctttgtgggtcaaagtaaataggaaaagaaagtgctgaaacatgtgtgccggatgcgcgccacatgtttggttaaatttctgctgctagctaaactcgcagcggggcggaaggaagacaaactcgccgctgccgttggtgcgcgtcgagttatacaatcataaatagtaaacgaacccttgggccagattgctggctcgggtatcgtatcacattttatgtttatatcgcccagcgccctcgggggtggtttattgccttagaggtcttgaatattgatgagttgggtttaagcgtgatcatattacactcgggcccgaagggagttttctaaattcgatctggcaacaagatacacctcgcacgaccaaacaacgtgttcgatgtcgtggtaacctcggccacaaacgcagaaattgctgccggccagattgaaacgaaagagtagcgcgtctaatgaacagtgattcaacatgagtcgagagaaggtgcgaataaagtcctgactcaagtccagacttttgaaccacggtttaagAATAGCCTTAGGGGAAATTGAGTGAAGCCACCgtcccaattcatcttcattccatttgcgttgccagttagcaatggtattttacggactaaagaataaaattcattggaggcgatttgacgctgataaatgtcgccttcaatcgcacctacctttgctaatgagtcaaccttctcattacccggaattgagcaatgtgaagggatccAGACAAAGTttatgacataacagcgtctttCGCATAGAACTTCTTAGAATAACTCTGAGGTCACTGATGGACAGTCAAGCCACTACTCCAATCAGTCAGTGGAACAAGTTTTTGCATCCCATCTTAACAGGAAAAATAGTCCTAAAACTTTGTGGGCATATAGCGGTACGCAGAAGATGTTATCTTACTTGATCCATTCATATTGTATTTGAACTCCCTGTTCTTGAATCAAACGTCAGTATCTAAACAGTATGTCTAGCtggttatttttattcattattagCCCAATTTTCATCCACCGCTTCACTATTCCAGAAAGGTTCATTAACTCCAACGGAAAATATATTGACTTCTACTTTTATTTGATTCTACGAGAGATAGGAGGTTACACTGCACTGGTGGATATAGGTGGAGTGATTCGTTTCCTACCATGAAACAAAACAGAACGTGCCTTCCACACCTTCATCTTTCGTATTATTTGCATTCGGACGAAGCAAATAAATACAGTGGGAAGGATTTGGTTGGCATGTTTTTGGAGTCACATGAGACAAACTTCCAAGAATTTGAGAATCTTATTTATGACCCACATTCGCGAATAATACTTATTTGCTATGAAAAACAGCAATTCGTGGAGCCAATTGTCAGCTTCCCAACTTTTATTGCTAAACGTCACCAGTTTCGTTACTTCTCCACTCAAACCATCATCTCTATCGAGTGCAATCGTAAATTAGCTTTATGGTTCATCAAGTCAAGTTTTCCGGCCAAGTCAGTTCAGCTTTCCAAAGTTTCAACTCGCCGGACTCGCCTTTTTATGTGGATGCACACATACAGCACTGACCAAGCGTCGGCAAGAAAACAGTTTTAATCAAGTTTTATTTTTGCAATTTATGATTGCGCCAAGAAATAGTTTTAGTGGTTTTTTCACCCATTCTAAGAACCTTTCGGTGTCTTTCCGTTCTAATGGATAGCTGTTGT from Toxorhynchites rutilus septentrionalis strain SRP chromosome 3, ASM2978413v1, whole genome shotgun sequence encodes:
- the LOC129773464 gene encoding probable cyclin-dependent serine/threonine-protein kinase DDB_G0292550; the encoded protein is MASILEIIKTTSSIVPQFDGNIDKLKAFADALNLVKTFETPENKATIINVILTKLEGRARNAFTETPTSVSEISKILKAKITTSPPEQVLAKMANLKQNGGIEQFCLDLEKLVFSLETAYTAKEIPPQVAKSMANKEGVKHLAGGLKNEKTSLIIRAGNFNSYSDAMTKALEENLNNASASVFAYSQTNRNANRFNNNVDTHYNNYRRRPNDFHNRGRNQNNFNRNNFNQNNFQNQPRNNYNRFGQQNQVRDQFSNINPQRNNNNNNRRNTNFNRPQQYIRLTGNESQPTDALQSEPALTLEENKHYGDQH